One Methanolobus sp. WCC4 DNA segment encodes these proteins:
- a CDS encoding heat-shock protein produces MDVNTENPFVQAMVVSTTMAIFMVGVAFGLMDMAKEGLDVPIPLILLIFAVIFIAGSVYFESKGADYIGSLAGGAIASLVATFSTTAFFSGVKYGIEGGIVELGPGQVVSALAICMVASMFIIRILQHKLKNAF; encoded by the coding sequence ATGGATGTAAATACTGAGAATCCATTTGTGCAGGCAATGGTAGTTTCAACCACAATGGCGATCTTCATGGTCGGTGTGGCCTTTGGGCTTATGGACATGGCAAAAGAAGGCCTTGATGTTCCGATACCGCTCATTCTTCTTATCTTTGCAGTGATCTTCATAGCAGGTTCGGTCTATTTTGAATCAAAGGGTGCCGATTATATAGGTTCCCTTGCAGGCGGGGCAATAGCTTCTCTGGTTGCAACATTCTCTACAACGGCTTTTTTCAGTGGTGTGAAGTATGGCATAGAGGGTGGTATAGTTGAACTTGGTCCCGGGCAGGTAGTTTCTGCTCTTGCTATTTGTATGGTGGCCAGCATGTTCATTATCCGGATTCTGCAGCATAAATTGAAGAATGCTTTTTGA
- a CDS encoding winged helix-turn-helix domain-containing protein, whose translation MRRSLIDVVFMSEKRKNLLLLLRNGPRKMEEILETLDVTRHAMLPQIKILSEHGLVIKSKDICRLTEMGEIIVDDMSPLVGTIATLEGNHQYWMEHDLSPIPLHLLRRIRELHSCHVLEPDLNDMFELNRELVEQALNSGSIMGATSFLHPAFPSFLLDLVKNGIDVSIVMSEPALEKHIQDYKDELEVFLKSKKGKLFVYPGNLDLASLFITDEFLMMCLFDRSGNYDRKDLVFCNEDALNWGRELFEYYLLRSKPITDL comes from the coding sequence ATGCGACGTTCACTGATAGATGTTGTTTTCATGTCAGAGAAAAGAAAGAATCTGTTATTGCTCCTCAGGAATGGCCCTCGTAAAATGGAAGAGATACTTGAGACCCTTGATGTCACTCGCCATGCCATGCTTCCTCAGATAAAGATATTATCTGAACATGGTCTTGTGATCAAGAGTAAAGATATTTGCAGACTCACTGAAATGGGTGAGATCATAGTAGATGATATGTCACCTCTGGTAGGCACGATTGCTACTCTTGAGGGGAATCACCAGTACTGGATGGAACACGATCTAAGTCCTATTCCTCTTCATCTTCTCAGAAGGATAAGGGAATTGCATAGCTGTCATGTGCTGGAGCCTGATCTTAATGACATGTTCGAACTTAACCGGGAACTGGTTGAACAGGCACTGAACTCGGGATCTATAATGGGTGCTACTTCATTTTTACATCCTGCTTTTCCTTCATTTCTATTGGATCTTGTAAAAAATGGTATCGATGTTTCTATTGTGATGTCCGAACCTGCTCTGGAAAAGCATATACAGGACTATAAGGATGAGCTAGAGGTATTCCTTAAAAGTAAAAAGGGGAAGCTTTTCGTCTATCCCGGGAACCTGGACCTTGCTTCGCTTTTTATCACTGATGAATTCCTTATGATGTGTCTTTTCGACAGAAGTGGGAACTATGACCGCAAAGATCTCGTATTCTGCAATGAAGATGCACTGAACTGGGGAAGGGAACTGTTCGAGTATTATCTTTTGAGGTCAAAGCCAATAACTGACCTGTAG
- the grpE gene encoding nucleotide exchange factor GrpE — MANGSENCENLDTEPVDETVEGNSAEDEAAQLKDKLLRLTAEFDNFRKRSSREKEEYRKFAVEQIIMDLLEVYDNFERAIDSAKQTDDISSVITGVEMVFKQFTGILEKEGLQRIECVGNEFDPYLHEAMMHVEHPDHDENTVIDVCKPGYYLHTKVIRPAMVTVSKKPEK; from the coding sequence ATGGCTAATGGATCAGAGAATTGTGAGAATTTAGATACTGAACCAGTAGATGAAACTGTCGAAGGTAACTCTGCTGAAGACGAGGCTGCACAGCTTAAGGATAAACTCCTGCGCCTGACAGCCGAGTTCGATAATTTCAGAAAGAGAAGTTCCCGGGAAAAAGAGGAATATCGTAAGTTTGCTGTGGAGCAGATAATTATGGATCTCCTTGAGGTCTATGATAACTTCGAGCGTGCGATCGACTCTGCAAAACAGACCGATGATATCTCATCTGTTATCACGGGAGTTGAAATGGTCTTCAAACAGTTTACAGGAATACTTGAGAAGGAAGGTCTTCAAAGGATCGAGTGTGTAGGAAATGAGTTCGATCCGTACCTTCATGAAGCTATGATGCATGTGGAACATCCCGACCATGATGAGAACACGGTCATAGATGTCTGCAAGCCAGGGTATTACCTGCATACAAAGGTCATAAGGCCTGCTATGGTGACCGTTTCAAAGAAACCTGAGAAATAG
- a CDS encoding ATP-grasp domain-containing protein, with amino-acid sequence MKILLAEYAMGIGLEGTLLLEGKAMLSTLADSFHRLGHEVTYLSAGSILKSGNMVGSDEATFETVLEKVSKESDAGLVIGPDELLGDLTNIIEKNTVNLGCSSVSARMCADKLTCTQILESASIDVPKILGEKDNSECVTKPRFGCASEGVRMGQTDRPEEGNEEYIATEYIEGEHLSVSMICGQRTLPMSLNKQLIEMIRDDSGTIFDYKGNQVPYITEYEDEVFNVAKRTVETLDCNGFVGIDVIYGDRPYVIDVNPRPTTAILGLAKILDHEIAELLLLNMFGTLPDSVTLEGECYFTKDDIEDII; translated from the coding sequence ATGAAGATACTGCTTGCAGAATACGCCATGGGAATAGGACTTGAAGGAACACTGCTCCTTGAAGGAAAAGCAATGTTAAGCACACTTGCTGACAGCTTCCATCGCCTTGGACATGAGGTCACATACCTCAGCGCAGGCAGCATTCTCAAGAGTGGGAACATGGTAGGTTCGGACGAAGCAACATTCGAAACGGTTCTTGAAAAAGTATCAAAGGAAAGTGATGCAGGTCTTGTGATAGGACCTGATGAACTCCTCGGAGACCTAACGAACATAATAGAAAAGAACACAGTGAATCTGGGATGTTCTTCCGTGTCTGCCAGAATGTGTGCAGACAAACTGACATGTACACAGATACTGGAATCCGCTTCTATAGATGTTCCGAAGATACTGGGTGAAAAAGATAACTCTGAGTGCGTTACAAAACCCAGGTTCGGATGTGCATCCGAAGGGGTCCGCATGGGCCAGACTGACAGACCAGAAGAAGGTAATGAAGAATACATCGCAACCGAATACATTGAAGGAGAGCACCTCAGTGTAAGCATGATATGCGGGCAGAGAACACTTCCAATGAGCCTGAATAAACAACTTATTGAGATGATCCGGGACGATAGCGGGACGATATTCGATTACAAAGGGAATCAGGTACCTTATATAACAGAATACGAGGATGAAGTGTTCAATGTTGCAAAAAGGACAGTTGAAACACTTGATTGTAATGGTTTTGTAGGGATAGATGTGATATACGGCGATAGACCGTACGTCATAGATGTCAATCCCCGACCTACAACAGCTATATTAGGCCTGGCAAAGATACTTGATCATGAGATAGCAGAACTTCTGCTTTTGAATATGTTCGGAACACTTCCCGATTCAGTAACCCTTGAAGGGGAGTGTTATTTTACCAAAGATGACATTGAGGACATCATATGA